One Benincasa hispida cultivar B227 chromosome 5, ASM972705v1, whole genome shotgun sequence genomic window carries:
- the LOC120077474 gene encoding uncharacterized protein At5g08430-like, producing MDSFEWIESSRQQVCTPVRMKRKIRSKRYEFVGWGSRPLIEFLESIGKDIKEKISRHDVTSIINEYVNINNLLHPSRKKRILCDDRLHSIFGRKTIGRIKIHDMLEPHFAENQDESDDDFSYSSDETENFLNTLKRENGIIPGRKLSQKTKVRVNPNCSFAAVVPGNINLVYLRKSLVEELVKDHQTFESKLIGSFVRIKSDPHDYLQKNTHQLVQVIGVKKISISGDLGTGFLLHVSNVMKDVSICMLSDENFSEEECKDLDLRIKNGLIKRLTIVSFSFVAQMVLLHLN from the exons ATGGATTCGTTTGAGTGGATCGAAAGTAGTAGACAGCAGGTATGTACTCCTGTAagaatgaaaaggaaaattagATCCAAGAGATATGAATTCGTTGGTTGGGGATCAAGACCACTTATTGAATTTCTTGAATCAATTGGTAAGGATATCAAAGAGAAGATTTCTCGACACGACGTTACCTCCATTATTAATGAATATGTCAATATTAACAATCTTCTTCATCCCTCTAGAAAGAAACGAATCCTTTGCGATGATAGGCTTCATTCCATCTTCGGAAGGAAAACAATTGGCCGTATTAAAATCCATGACATGCTAGAACCACACTTTGCCGAGAATCAAGATGAATCAGATGATGACTTTTCTTACAGCTCTGACGAGAcggaaaattttttaaatacccTCAAACGGGAGAATGGTATAATCCCAGGAAGGAAGCTCAGTCAGAAGACGAAAGTGCGTGTGAACCCAAACTGCTCTTTTGCTGCCGTGGTTCCTGGAAATATTAATCTTGTCTACTTGAGAAAGAGTTTAGTAGAGGAACTGGTTAAAGATCATCAAACCTTTGAGAGCAAGTTGATTGGTAGCTTTGTCAGGATTAAATCTGATCCCCATGACTATCTTCAGAAAAATACTCATCAACTCGTGCAAGTTATAG GGGTGAAGAAAATTTCTATATCTGGTGATTTGGGTACAGGATTCCTTCTTCATGTTTCTAATGTGATGAAAGACGTCAGCATTTGCATGCTTTCAGATGAAAATTTTTCTGAG GAGGAATGCAAAGATCTGGATCTGAGAATAAAAAACGGCTTGATCAAGAGATTAACTATTGTAAGTTTTTCTTTTGTCGCTCAGATGGTCCTCTTGCATCTTAATTGA